Proteins from a single region of Calonectris borealis chromosome 14, bCalBor7.hap1.2, whole genome shotgun sequence:
- the CAT gene encoding catalase isoform X1: MADDRDDASDQLKQWRSQRGSQKPDVLTTGAGNPVGDKLNILTVGPRGPLLVQDVVFTDEMAHFDRERIPERVVHAKGAGAFGYFEVTHDITKYCKAKVFEHIGKRTPIAIRFSTVAGESGSADTVRDPRGFAMKFYTEEGNWDLVGNNTPIFFIRDAMLFPSFIHSQKRNPQTHLKDPDMVWDFWSLRPESLHQVSFLFSDRGIPDGYRHMNGYGSHTFKLVNASGRAVYCKFHVKTDQGIKNLSVEEAGRLASTDPDYGIRDLYNAIAKGDYPSWSFYIQVMTFEEAEKFPFNPFDLTKIWPHGDYPLIPVGKLVLNRNPVNYFAEVEQMAYDPSNMPPGIEPSPDKMLQGRLFSYPDTHRHRLGPNYLQIPVNCPFRTRVANYQRDGPMCVSDNQGGAPNYYPNSFTGPEDQPVVKESRVSVSGDVQRFNSANEDNVTQVREFYTKVLKEDERQRLCKNIADHLKDAQLFIQKRAVKNFTDVHPDYGARIQALLDKYNADSGKKDVIRTYTQSTSRVSAKERSNL, encoded by the exons ATGGCTGACGACCGGGACGACGCCTCGGACCAGCTGAAGCAGTGGCGGAGCCAGCGGGGCTCGCAG AAACCAGATGTCTTGACCACTGGTGCTGGGAACCCAGTAGGAGATAAGCTTAATATTCTGACAGTAGGGCCACGCGGACCCCTTCTTGTTCAAGATGTTGTTTTCACTGATGAGATGGCTCATTTTGACAGAGAGAGGATTCCTGAAAGAGTTGTGCATGCAAAAGGTGCAG gaGCCTTTGGCTATTTTGAAGTCACTCATGATATTACCAAGTACTGTAAGGCAAAAGTGTTTGAACATATTGGGAAGAGAACTCCGATTGCTATACGATTCTCCACTGTTG CTGGAGAGTCTGGGTCAGCTGATACAGTTCGTGACCCTCGAGGCTTTGCAATGAAATTCTATACAGAAGAGGGTAATTGGGATCTTGTGGGAAATAATACTCCTATCTTCTTTATTCGGGATGCAATGTTG TTTCCATCCTTCATCCATAGCCAAAAGAGGAACCCTCAGACTCATTTGAAGGATCCAGACATGGTGTGGGACTTCTGGAGTCTTCGCCCTGAGTCTTTGCATCAA GTGTCTTTCTTGTTCAGTGATCGTGGTATTCCTGATGGTTATCGCCACATGAATGGATATGGATCACATACTTTTAAACTGGTTAATGCTAGTGGAAGAGCAGTTTATTGCAAATTCCATGTGAag actGACCAGGgcattaaaaatctttctgtcgAAGAAGCAGGAAGATTAGCTTCTACTGATCCTGATTATGGAATACGTGATCTTTACAATGCTATTGCCAAGGGGGACTATCCATCATGGTCTTTCTACATTCAAGTTATGACATTTGAAGAAGCAGAGAAGTTTCCATTTAATCCTTTTGATTTAACTAAG ATTTGGCCACATGGTGACTACCCTCTCATCCCTGTGGGAAAGCTTGTCTTGAACAGGAATCCTGTCAATTACTTTGCAGAGGTAGAACAGATGGCATATGATCCTAGCAACATGCCACCTGGTATTGAACCTAGCCCTGATAAAATGCTGCAG GGTCGTCTTTTTTCATATCCTGACACTCATAGACACCGTCTGGGACCTAACTATCTACAAATTCCTGTGAACTGCCCCTTCAGAACTCGTGTGGCCAATTACCAGAGGGATGGACCGATGTGTGTTTCTGACAACCAAG gtgGTGCCCCAAACTATTATCCAAATAGTTTTACTGGTCCGGAAGATCAGCCTGTGGTAAAGGAGAGCCGCGTGTCCGTTTCGGGAGATGTGCAGCGCTTCAATAGTGCAAATGAAGATAATGTGACTCAG GTGCGAGAATTCTATACCAAAGTGCTGAAGGAGGATGAACGCCAAAGACTGTGTAAAAATATTGCTGATCATCTTAAAGATGCGCAACTCTTCATTCAGAAGAGAGCT GTGAAAAACTTCACTGATGTTCATCCTGACTATGGTGCCCGTATTCAGGCTTTGCTGGACAAATACAATGCTGACAGTGGGAAGAAG gatGTAATTAGGACATATACACAGTCCACATCTCGTGTGTCTGCCAAAGAAAGATCCAACTTGTAA
- the CAT gene encoding catalase isoform X2, translating into MAHFDRERIPERVVHAKGAGAFGYFEVTHDITKYCKAKVFEHIGKRTPIAIRFSTVAGESGSADTVRDPRGFAMKFYTEEGNWDLVGNNTPIFFIRDAMLFPSFIHSQKRNPQTHLKDPDMVWDFWSLRPESLHQVSFLFSDRGIPDGYRHMNGYGSHTFKLVNASGRAVYCKFHVKTDQGIKNLSVEEAGRLASTDPDYGIRDLYNAIAKGDYPSWSFYIQVMTFEEAEKFPFNPFDLTKIWPHGDYPLIPVGKLVLNRNPVNYFAEVEQMAYDPSNMPPGIEPSPDKMLQGRLFSYPDTHRHRLGPNYLQIPVNCPFRTRVANYQRDGPMCVSDNQGGAPNYYPNSFTGPEDQPVVKESRVSVSGDVQRFNSANEDNVTQVREFYTKVLKEDERQRLCKNIADHLKDAQLFIQKRAVKNFTDVHPDYGARIQALLDKYNADSGKKDVIRTYTQSTSRVSAKERSNL; encoded by the exons ATGGCTCATTTTGACAGAGAGAGGATTCCTGAAAGAGTTGTGCATGCAAAAGGTGCAG gaGCCTTTGGCTATTTTGAAGTCACTCATGATATTACCAAGTACTGTAAGGCAAAAGTGTTTGAACATATTGGGAAGAGAACTCCGATTGCTATACGATTCTCCACTGTTG CTGGAGAGTCTGGGTCAGCTGATACAGTTCGTGACCCTCGAGGCTTTGCAATGAAATTCTATACAGAAGAGGGTAATTGGGATCTTGTGGGAAATAATACTCCTATCTTCTTTATTCGGGATGCAATGTTG TTTCCATCCTTCATCCATAGCCAAAAGAGGAACCCTCAGACTCATTTGAAGGATCCAGACATGGTGTGGGACTTCTGGAGTCTTCGCCCTGAGTCTTTGCATCAA GTGTCTTTCTTGTTCAGTGATCGTGGTATTCCTGATGGTTATCGCCACATGAATGGATATGGATCACATACTTTTAAACTGGTTAATGCTAGTGGAAGAGCAGTTTATTGCAAATTCCATGTGAag actGACCAGGgcattaaaaatctttctgtcgAAGAAGCAGGAAGATTAGCTTCTACTGATCCTGATTATGGAATACGTGATCTTTACAATGCTATTGCCAAGGGGGACTATCCATCATGGTCTTTCTACATTCAAGTTATGACATTTGAAGAAGCAGAGAAGTTTCCATTTAATCCTTTTGATTTAACTAAG ATTTGGCCACATGGTGACTACCCTCTCATCCCTGTGGGAAAGCTTGTCTTGAACAGGAATCCTGTCAATTACTTTGCAGAGGTAGAACAGATGGCATATGATCCTAGCAACATGCCACCTGGTATTGAACCTAGCCCTGATAAAATGCTGCAG GGTCGTCTTTTTTCATATCCTGACACTCATAGACACCGTCTGGGACCTAACTATCTACAAATTCCTGTGAACTGCCCCTTCAGAACTCGTGTGGCCAATTACCAGAGGGATGGACCGATGTGTGTTTCTGACAACCAAG gtgGTGCCCCAAACTATTATCCAAATAGTTTTACTGGTCCGGAAGATCAGCCTGTGGTAAAGGAGAGCCGCGTGTCCGTTTCGGGAGATGTGCAGCGCTTCAATAGTGCAAATGAAGATAATGTGACTCAG GTGCGAGAATTCTATACCAAAGTGCTGAAGGAGGATGAACGCCAAAGACTGTGTAAAAATATTGCTGATCATCTTAAAGATGCGCAACTCTTCATTCAGAAGAGAGCT GTGAAAAACTTCACTGATGTTCATCCTGACTATGGTGCCCGTATTCAGGCTTTGCTGGACAAATACAATGCTGACAGTGGGAAGAAG gatGTAATTAGGACATATACACAGTCCACATCTCGTGTGTCTGCCAAAGAAAGATCCAACTTGTAA